The sequence GGTTGCACCGTCTGCTGCTGGACGTCATCAAGGACGAGTTCGAGCGCGTCGGCGTGCTCGAGATCAATGCGGTGCAGGCGCTGCTGTTGTTCAACATCGGCGACAACGAGGTGACGGCGGGCGAGCTGAAGTCGCGCGGCTACTACCAGGGGTCCAACGTCAGCTACAACCTCAAGAAACTGGTCGACATGGGCTACATGCACCATAACCGGTGCGAGATCGACCGCCGTTCCGTCCGGGTGCGGCTGACCGAAAAGGGGCGTCACATCCGCGACGTGGTGGCGACGCTTTTCGCGCGTCATGCCGTCGGGCTCGAGGATCGCGGCGTTCTCGGGCCGCAGGGCATCACCGACATCACCGGCGCGCTCAAGCGGGTGGAGCGGTACTGGTCCGACCAGATCCGCTATATCTACTGACGGGGCAGGGGGGCGGCGTCCGACACGACCAGCCCCTCCATCTCCTCCAGCAGCTTTTCCTTCATCGCGCGGGCATAGTCGGCATAGCCGATCGCCGTGCGGACAAAGGCGCCGGGACCCATGATGACTTCCGCCCGGAAGTACGAGGACAGCTCCGCGATCTCGGCCTGGCGGATGTCGCCCGTGGCCGGGTCGTCCACCCCGATCACCAGCGCGTTGATGGTCACGCCGCTGTCCTGAAGGGTCGGCTTCACGCTGCGCGGGCGGGGGCCGAGGTTGGACTTCCCGTCGCCCGAGATGTCCAGCGTCCGTTTCCAGCAGCCGCCCTGGCCCTGCAACCGGCGCACACCGTCGGCCATCGCGACACCCAGCGCGGTGCCGGGGGTGGCGTCCCGCCGCTCGGTGCCGCGCAGGTGTGCGATCACCCCGTCCAGCGCCGCGGCACCGTCCAGCGTGACCCAAGGCACCAGTTCCGTCTGATCCTGCGGCCCGCTCCACTCGAATACCGTCAGGCGGATCGGCGCCTCCGGCATGGACAGGATGCGGGCGCGCACTTCCGGGCTGTCCAGTGCCTCGGCCACACCGTCGATCTGCTGGCGGTACTCCCGCGCGTCCACCGACCCCGAGACATCCAGCGCCAGCGCCAGCGCCTGCCGGCACTCCGCCTGCGCCACCGCCGGGGCCAGCGCCAGCAGCAGGCCAAGGACGGGCAGGCATTTCATCCGTCCCGCTCCGCCTGCGTCAGCCCGCCGATGGCCGCCGGTGACAATTCGCGCACCAGTTTCTGCCGCATGGCGCGGGCAAAATCCTCGAACCCGTCCGCCACCACCAGAAACGCGCCCGGCCCATGCAGCACTTCGCGCCGGTAAAAGGCGATCAGCCCCACTTCGCCTTCGAAATCCGCCGCGTTCACCGCCAGCCCGTTCACGGTCACCCCCTCGAAGGGGAACTCGCGGTAGGCATTGGCGGGGGGAAACCCTTCGTTGTTCTGCCCGTCGCCGGCCATGTCCAGCGTCTTGTCCAAACAGTCGGGCGCACGCGCGAGCATGCCCGCCCCATAGCCCAGCGCATACCCCATCGCGGTCGGAAACTCGCTGTGGCTGCGGTCGCTGGCCGCCACCGTTTCCGCCGCGCGGGTCAGGGCATCGGGGCTGTCGATCAGCGTCCAGTCCAGCACGACCGACTGGTTCCAGCGCCCCGACCATTCATAGACCGCCAGCGCTACCGGCAGATCCGAGGCGAAGAACGCCTCGATCACCTCGGGCGCGACGAGCGCCGATGCGGTGCCGCCGCGCTGCAACCGGTCCTCGCGCGCGTCGACCGAACTCGACACGTCAAGCGCCAGCAGCAGCGCAAGCCGGCACTCCGCCGCGCCCGCCGGCGCCGCGAGCAGCGCCAAGAGGGCGGCGGCCCTTACCAATGGCCGGTGTTCTCCATGCTGGCCCAGGGTTCCTGCGGCGGCAGGGCATCCCCTTCCTGCAACAGTTCGATCGAGATGTTGTCGGGGCTGCGCACGAAGGCCATGTGCCCGTCGCGCGGGG is a genomic window of Sulfitobacter alexandrii containing:
- a CDS encoding MarR family winged helix-turn-helix transcriptional regulator: MSIQAPIGLPCGDKGFMNGYLEALSLVERLHRLLLDVIKDEFERVGVLEINAVQALLLFNIGDNEVTAGELKSRGYYQGSNVSYNLKKLVDMGYMHHNRCEIDRRSVRVRLTEKGRHIRDVVATLFARHAVGLEDRGVLGPQGITDITGALKRVERYWSDQIRYIY
- a CDS encoding DUF1194 domain-containing protein, encoding MKCLPVLGLLLALAPAVAQAECRQALALALDVSGSVDAREYRQQIDGVAEALDSPEVRARILSMPEAPIRLTVFEWSGPQDQTELVPWVTLDGAAALDGVIAHLRGTERRDATPGTALGVAMADGVRRLQGQGGCWKRTLDISGDGKSNLGPRPRSVKPTLQDSGVTINALVIGVDDPATGDIRQAEIAELSSYFRAEVIMGPGAFVRTAIGYADYARAMKEKLLEEMEGLVVSDAAPLPRQ
- a CDS encoding DUF1194 domain-containing protein gives rise to the protein MVRAAALLALLAAPAGAAECRLALLLALDVSSSVDAREDRLQRGGTASALVAPEVIEAFFASDLPVALAVYEWSGRWNQSVVLDWTLIDSPDALTRAAETVAASDRSHSEFPTAMGYALGYGAGMLARAPDCLDKTLDMAGDGQNNEGFPPANAYREFPFEGVTVNGLAVNAADFEGEVGLIAFYRREVLHGPGAFLVVADGFEDFARAMRQKLVRELSPAAIGGLTQAERDG